The sequence AAAGTATTCAGCCTTCACCAGCGGCGCCAGTGTGCCGGGACCAGCAGGATAAGGTTCCTGTGCCACAACAGCGGAACACAGGCTCACAGCAATGCCCGACAGCCATAAGATATGCTTCATTACAAGAACTTTTAAGTGATTAATTATTGGAACGGGTGCTGAAGGTGATGTCCATCGAAGTAGCTGAAGCCGGTATGGATGGAGGTACGGTGAGACTGTAAATAGTGGGGATTGGCGGGATGCCGCTTAAGCGATAGGGATCGGCTGTGCCAAAAGCGCCGGCATCGGGCGTTATACCGCCAATGGGCTCGCCTGCTCCGATAGCAGGAGAGCCGGCCTTGAGTTGGTATTTCCCATCGGAAGAACCGGTATTCTCAAAGAAAACCGTGGCCGATACACCATTCTGGTTATTGTTTCCGGCAGGTAAGGTATTGGCGCCGGAAGCAAGATTGTATTTGACCGTACTGGTAGAAACGGTCAAAGTGCTTAAAAAGATATTGTTACTCACATAGCTGTTGGCAATAGTAGCCGCGGAGACAAATACATTATTCCGCACCAGGCCATTAATGACTTTGTTGATGGTAAACGTGTTGAGAAATATACAGTTGGTAACCTTAATGTTCTCCACCGTGGTTAATGACAAGTCTGAATGTCCGATGCATTTATTAATAATGAGGTTGGCTATTTTGGAATTGGCTATAGGCGTGTATACGCTTATATTGCCCTCACATCGCGTAATGGTGACATCATCTACACTGGCATAAAGATAGATCGGAGCGCTAAGGCCCATAAAAGTGCTGCCGGAGGCCAGTGAATCAATTAGGATAGAAGCTATTTTAGTAGACAGGCCCATCGCCTGCAGGCCGGTGTTGGCGCCGGTGCCGGAAAGCAGGTAACCGGAACCGATCAATACCAGTTTTTTGGTGAGGGTAGCGGAGTTATAGAGAGTAGCAGAGCCCTCAATGTATAAGGTGTCGCCAGTCGTCACAAAACTGCTTGCAATAGCTGCAGACACTTCCTTATAATCCGCTGATACACCGGTGGCATTGTTGATACGCCACACTTTTGCCTGCACATCACTTGTCTGCAGGAGGCCACTCACAATAATAATAACAGATAATACGCTTTTTTTCATAATAATTAATTGTAGGAAAGTTAGTGGCAAAGACAGGAAAAGCTGCCGCGGTGTCACACAAAAACGACAAGATGCTATAACTTACTGGTGAAGTGATGCATACCCCAACCGAAATGGAAACCCGTAAACACAAGCCCCGATCAACACTTGAATATGCTTTGCCAGCGATTAAGATAGATAAATCATCATCTTAAACAGCAACAAATACGCGCAATTGGATTCGTATTTATTTTTGACCTGTTACAGCAGCCGGAAAAGTACTGTAACAAAGGGTCGTTAGAATATTTCTCATGTGACACAGGTGGTTTCTACCACCTGTTCTTTATTAACATATCTGCTCTTAACCCCCAAACGTTATTTACAAACTATGAACCTGCTAAAAACTTTTTGTTGCTGCTTAGGTATATTAGCTTCCATCAATGGCTATTGTCAGCCCGGGATGACGATTACAGAAGCGGAACTTAGATTCGCCCAACAGGCCCGGGAAGAAAATACGAAAGCGGCGTTTCTGTCCTGCCTGGATAGTAACGGTGTTGTCTTTAACAGGGGAAAGGCCATCAATGGATTGCAATACTGGCAGCGTGCTCCAGAAGAAGGTCCCAGGCTGCTGTGGCTGCCCGCCCTTAGCCTTACATCGGCCAAAGGTGATCTGGGTTTCACGACAGGCCCCTTTGAATTGAGGGATTCATTAGCAGGGACTGTCTTAACCTGTGGTCAATATATTTCTGTCTGGAAAAGAAATGCAAAAATGGAATGGAAACTATTGGCCGACCTGGGAACGGGTTATACGCCTACTGCTTATCCGGCACAGGTGCTTGCTCCCTTTCAGGTGACCTTACTACCAGATACAGCCATGGTTGATCTATACCAACTGGAAACAAACCTGAACTATGCTACTATGTTGTATCCTCAATCAATATTGAGCAGAGAAGGCAAACAGCCGTTGCAATCTGCCGACACTGTCTTGCAGGAGTTAACAACACTGCCTGCCAATATAGAATATACGCCGCTTGCCGCCGGCATCGCTCAAAGCAATGACCTTGGCTATGTGTATGGCCAGGCGAAAGCGGGCAATAAAACAGCAAACTATGTACGGATTTGGGGACATACTACAAAAGGGTGGGTAGTATTGCTGCAGGCAATCGGGTTATAGCTTTACTCGCCAAGCCACTTTTTAAAATCGGCTGCCCGGAGCCGGCTGATGATGATCTCTTCATGAGCAGCCGGTCGAACCTGAACCTTTAGCTTTCCGGCAAACCAGCTTTGAACTTTTTCTATGTGGTTATAATTAATGATGAATTGCCGGTTCGCCCGGAAAAAGGCCTTTTTGTCTACCTCATTTTCAACTTCATCCAATGCTTTGTCAAGGATCAGGTCATCGTTAGTGGCTGTCTTTATGTATTGACACCTTTCTTTGGTATAGAAGTAGGCAATATTCCTGGCTGGTACAGAGATCATCCGTGTACCTGTTTTGGCTAAAAAGCGTTCCTTAAATTCCACGGGGTCCATCGCCTTCATTTCTTCCAGGAGCCGCAGCACATTTTTTTGTAATTGCGTGTCGGGGCGGCCATGCAGGCGTTTGTATTTTTCCAGGGCAGCCTTCAGCTCCGACTTATGCAAGGGCTTCAGCAAGTAGTCAACACTATTTTGTTTGAAAGCCTTCAGCGCATGCTCCTGGTAAGCGGTAATGAAAATGACGGGAGTGTCAATGCTGACCTTTTCAAAGATCTCCAGGCTTTGGCCGTCGCCCAATTCAATGTCCATGAATATAAGGTCAAGTTCAGGAGCCTGTTGCAGGAAGGCAATGCTCGTTTTCACGCTATCCAGCACATTGACTATCCGCACATCTTTTTCCAGGTCATGCAGCATTTCGGTCAACCGCTGCACGGCAATATTTTCGTCTTCAATGATCAGCACATTCATAGGGATGCTTTTAAAACAGGGAAACTCACGGAGAAATATTGTTGATTGCTATCGATCACAATGCCGGGCAGCGCCAGCAATTGAAATTTCTTTTTCAAATGTTGCAGGCCATGCCCCGATCTTAGTACGCGGTTCTTTGGCTGATAATTATTCCGTATTACCACACGTTCCTCCTGCTTGTTGAGCCAGATATTGATAAACAGGGGTTCTGCCCTGGTGACAGCATTGTGCTTGACGGCATTTTCAATCAGTATCTGCAGGCTCAGTGGCGGCACCTGGAAACGGGCCGCCTCTTCCATGGCTTCTTCCAGGAACAGTCCTTCGGGATAGCGGGTTTTCAACAGGGAAAAATAGATCCTGGCAAATTTCAATTCTTCTTCCAGGCTGATCAGGGTGCATTCGTTGGCCTCTAAAAGGTACCGGTATACATAGGCCAGGTCTTCCGTAAAATGGATGGCCCTTTTCTGGTCTTTTTCAATCAGTCCGATCAGCGTATTGAGTGTATTGAATAAAAAATGGGGTTGAATCTGTACTTTCAGGGAATCGAACTGCATTTGCAGGTTCAGCTTTTTCAGTTCGTTGGCCTCTATTTGTGTGGCCTGCCACCGTTGTATATAAAACATGATCTCATAGAACGATACCTCCAGCAAAATAAACAGCAGGGTGATGCCCGTAAACAAGAGAAAAATGGGAATAGTCATCACAGGAACGCCCCATAAATTCAACTTGCCTTCGATGAAAATACGGGCAAACCCCAATAGAAAACCATAGGGTATCAATATAGCGGCTACGATCGCCCTTCTTTTCGAATTGTGCTGAATGCCTTTCCGTCTTTTGTAGGTCTGCAAAGCCACAAAACGTACAGGCTCCCATACCAGGATGGTAAAAGCAATGGTTACGATCAGCGTTTTGGCCAGCAGGTTTTTTGCCTGGACGTTAAAGAACATATCCAGCATGAAGAAACAATAGAAAAGGACCGCAAAGGCCAGGTACCCATAAAGCCGCACTTTTTTTTCACCGATCAGCACAGACAAATTTTTGTAAAAATAAGTCAATGCACATAAAGTGCCTGCTATTGCGCGATCAATTTGAATAGCTTGTCCGTCATTTCAGACGCCAATAACGTCATTTCAGCAGCTCAGGCAGGACTGCCAGTCAATTGCCTCTATAAGACATGGCTGCAATCCTGCCTGCGGCCTGTTATTTAACGGTCTGCCTATTGTCTTCCTGGTCCGTATCCGGCAGGTAGCCGTAAGGATCAATAACCGCTATAGCCGGTTTTTTGTCAAGCTCAATCGTCACTACATTGACCACCCGGGAAAAATGGTGCTGCTTCAGGTACAGGGGCTTTGTGTGCCGGTTCCATTGACCGGCCGGTTGGTCGTAAACAGCTACTGTCATTACATCATCCGGGGCCAGAGGCTGAGGTTGTATACCGCTTTCATCAAAGGCAGCCAGGTTCACCTGCAGTTGCAGCCTGAACCGGCCGGGGGATAGGGAGTCGCATCGCAGTACCTGCAGCTTGTTGCTATACACGATTACCTTGTTAAAAAGATCATCTATCCGCTTTGCCTGTTGCGGTGTGGCGCCTGTACTCAATTCACGGAGCAGATCAGTGGTTGTCGCCTTGGTATGTGAAACACCATACTTGCCCAGGAGTCTTTGCAGGGCCTGGTCCATGTGTTCTTCCCCCAACATTTCTTTGATGCCATACAGCACCCGCCCGCCTTTCTGATAATAGGCAAAAGCCTGGGTGGTGCGGACCAGCGGTGCTTCCTGTTCTCCCTCCATATTGCGCAGGGTAAAATAAAGGTTGTTGTCAGCTTTCAGCAGACTGCTCAGGTATTGCCGGCCAAAGCGTTTTTCTGTTACCATGAACTCCGTATACTTCGCCAATGATTCTGTCAGCACGGCCCTGCCCGGGGCATCCAGTGGCGCCAGTTGGTTGGCCCACCATTGGTGCGCTACCTCATGGGCGGTAACGGCATAGATATTGTTGAACCGGCTGCTGTCGCGCAGGTCACTCATGAAGTTGATCTTTTCTGTACTGAACAATACGCCCGGGTAAGCAGTGGCGGCGCCGGGATAGTGCGGGATTTCAGCAAGGGTGAGGTGCGACAGGGGGTAAGGACTGAAATGTGTGGTGCCATAATTTATGGCATCCTTCATGGCCTGCATCATCGTGGGCAGGTTGTGCGTGTGCCCGGGTTGATAATAAATGCTGAAGCTAATATCTTTATACACTTCCTGCTGCACCGCATACCGTGCCGAGCTTAATGCCAGCATGAAAGCAATGGGCTGCCCCGTTTTGTAATGGAAATAGTGCCGGTTATTGGCGGTCCATTCTTTTTGCAGGTCACCTATTGTTACTACCTGTTGGTCTGTGACAGTAGAGACCACGGTTTCATAGTCCACCAGGTGATAGCTGCTGTCTGTTGAAGTGGTAGCAATGAGTGGCGGCAGTCCGTTCGCTTTCCTTAAAGCAACATTACCTGTTTCATAACGGTCATTGTACCCCAGGAAGGGGATGTATTTTTCCAGTTCAATATAGCTGCCATTGCTTACTACGGAATGCTCGGGGTTAAAGGGGGCAAAGCTGTTCCGTTCTACTGCCATGGAAAACTGCAGGTTCATTTCCATGCCCGGCAATAAAGGGGTGGCCAGCCTATACCAGTATTGCTGGAAGGCAGGATCGGCTTTTTCCAAGGTGGCATGGGGAACAGAAAAAGTAACGTTGGTCACTTCCGGATCAACGCCCAGCCATAAGGTGGAAACGGGCTGATCGCTTTCGTTTCTCAACCGGTAATGACCTTGCACGGTGTATGTGCCTGTTGCCGGGTACAAGTCTATATTGGTTTTGATGGCTACGATATACGGTTGCGGCAAGGACGCTTGTGACTTGTACTTTTTTTCATAAGATGCCTGCCAGGTCTGCACCGTTTTATTGTTCCGCGCTGTACTGACGGAAGGTGTTTGTTTATAAATATACATACCAGTGGCAATCCAGGTGAGCAGGCACGTGGCGAGGAATACCTTGCCGGTGCGGCCCCATTGCCGGCCCATTGACTTCGCCCGTTGCCACAAAGTAGCCGATGTGCTGCCCTGCCATAAAGCGGCGGCCAGCAGGGACAGCACAGCCGCACAAGCAGTCCAGTACAACAGGTACCAGTTTGTCGCGGCCGTATAATGGCCGAAGCCGTTCATGAG comes from Paraflavitalea devenefica and encodes:
- a CDS encoding Cif family virulence factor, whose protein sequence is MNLLKTFCCCLGILASINGYCQPGMTITEAELRFAQQAREENTKAAFLSCLDSNGVVFNRGKAINGLQYWQRAPEEGPRLLWLPALSLTSAKGDLGFTTGPFELRDSLAGTVLTCGQYISVWKRNAKMEWKLLADLGTGYTPTAYPAQVLAPFQVTLLPDTAMVDLYQLETNLNYATMLYPQSILSREGKQPLQSADTVLQELTTLPANIEYTPLAAGIAQSNDLGYVYGQAKAGNKTANYVRIWGHTTKGWVVLLQAIGL
- a CDS encoding ABC transporter permease/M1 family aminopeptidase, whose translation is MLSHLIGFELKYHFKQITFIVAAILFVALGMLIAQGNFGGTEIHKNSPHVISYITCFLSLFAIFVNTLFCANVVLRDVTHQMDAIIFTTSLQRLPYFMVRLQGLLLAVFLILGLAVLGIYLGTFSADADQLGAFKASYFLYPLFVFGLPNILFCGSVIFSVALLTHNQRAVYMTGVGLFILYFLGSILGNSPIMASSLKTDTPTLLPYLLDPFGLAAFLGETRSWPVADRNSKLFPVEGIFLANRLLWTGIAGIWLLLSYRYFKFRKPATAKTRKQQQPATVAKAIPYKSVAVHPKGFAYHLSTFTTQLKLEAKSVCKHIPFLVMMALWIFLYAVELKENILQGPYGTRFYAATGFIIEELRTIRPALLLLIFYAGELISRERTANMQGLIFSTPAPNIVLWGAKCATLAVLIVILVTVNIFIGMGLQLLTGYSTIDVPAYLSLYYYSGLPLFLLAVLIAFIQTITPNKYLGMLLSLVAVGIVIFSRQLGIHHYLLRYATLPDLRYSLMNGFGHYTAATNWYLLYWTACAAVLSLLAAALWQGSTSATLWQRAKSMGRQWGRTGKVFLATCLLTWIATGMYIYKQTPSVSTARNNKTVQTWQASYEKKYKSQASLPQPYIVAIKTNIDLYPATGTYTVQGHYRLRNESDQPVSTLWLGVDPEVTNVTFSVPHATLEKADPAFQQYWYRLATPLLPGMEMNLQFSMAVERNSFAPFNPEHSVVSNGSYIELEKYIPFLGYNDRYETGNVALRKANGLPPLIATTSTDSSYHLVDYETVVSTVTDQQVVTIGDLQKEWTANNRHYFHYKTGQPIAFMLALSSARYAVQQEVYKDISFSIYYQPGHTHNLPTMMQAMKDAINYGTTHFSPYPLSHLTLAEIPHYPGAATAYPGVLFSTEKINFMSDLRDSSRFNNIYAVTAHEVAHQWWANQLAPLDAPGRAVLTESLAKYTEFMVTEKRFGRQYLSSLLKADNNLYFTLRNMEGEQEAPLVRTTQAFAYYQKGGRVLYGIKEMLGEEHMDQALQRLLGKYGVSHTKATTTDLLRELSTGATPQQAKRIDDLFNKVIVYSNKLQVLRCDSLSPGRFRLQLQVNLAAFDESGIQPQPLAPDDVMTVAVYDQPAGQWNRHTKPLYLKQHHFSRVVNVVTIELDKKPAIAVIDPYGYLPDTDQEDNRQTVK
- a CDS encoding LytR/AlgR family response regulator transcription factor, translated to MNVLIIEDENIAVQRLTEMLHDLEKDVRIVNVLDSVKTSIAFLQQAPELDLIFMDIELGDGQSLEIFEKVSIDTPVIFITAYQEHALKAFKQNSVDYLLKPLHKSELKAALEKYKRLHGRPDTQLQKNVLRLLEEMKAMDPVEFKERFLAKTGTRMISVPARNIAYFYTKERCQYIKTATNDDLILDKALDEVENEVDKKAFFRANRQFIINYNHIEKVQSWFAGKLKVQVRPAAHEEIIISRLRAADFKKWLGE
- a CDS encoding sensor histidine kinase, which gives rise to MLIGEKKVRLYGYLAFAVLFYCFFMLDMFFNVQAKNLLAKTLIVTIAFTILVWEPVRFVALQTYKRRKGIQHNSKRRAIVAAILIPYGFLLGFARIFIEGKLNLWGVPVMTIPIFLLFTGITLLFILLEVSFYEIMFYIQRWQATQIEANELKKLNLQMQFDSLKVQIQPHFLFNTLNTLIGLIEKDQKRAIHFTEDLAYVYRYLLEANECTLISLEEELKFARIYFSLLKTRYPEGLFLEEAMEEAARFQVPPLSLQILIENAVKHNAVTRAEPLFINIWLNKQEERVVIRNNYQPKNRVLRSGHGLQHLKKKFQLLALPGIVIDSNQQYFSVSFPVLKASL